The sequence below is a genomic window from Macaca nemestrina isolate mMacNem1 chromosome 13, mMacNem.hap1, whole genome shotgun sequence.
GAGCACACTGCCCTTTGACACCACTTTAAAGGCACATCTTGGCAAATATCGCAGCTCACATATCAGGCATTTGGGAGCTCAGCATGAAATACCATGATCACTGAAAACCCTGGAGAGTTCCCTCAGCAGCTCTGGATAAACCCACATCCAGCACCTAAGATTTCCCTCTCCTAAGTAAACTGtgtgaaataatcacatgtaAATGCCAGAAGCAATCCCTGAATGGCCATGAGTGGCCACAGCCCTGCTCTCCTGGAGGCCACAGGAACGCCCCCACTTTTCCCGCTCACGTGCAGTTGAGTGGTTTCCTAGAAGCAGTAACAAGCTGGAGCCCAGAGAAGCCCCCTGACCCTGTCGGGACCCCCTCAGCCTCTGGGCCTGCAGGGGCGTGGGCTGCCTGCTCCACAAGGCCACCCCACGGCAGTGACCCAGCCTGACACAGACAGAGTCCATTGGCAGCACACAGGCCAGCCACACACAGAGGGCCCAACCCGCTCTGTGTCACAGGGAGAAGGGCAAATTAAAAACGGAATAGTTCAGAAACTCCCTCAGCCTTTTGGTGCAGAAATAACCCACAACTGTGCCTCCGACAGCTGACTGCCATCTATGGTGGGGCACTTATGGAACTGTGAGCCACCATCAGCTCCCCCACCTAGCAGGCTGGCCCTGCATCCTTGTCCTGCTGTCACTGAGACTTCAGGGGGTTCTGACTTTCCAGAGCATCTAGGGTCTTCCTCTGGTGTTCCCATCGTGTTCATGTATCTGAACTCCAGAGGGAGGTAGGGGCAGACCCCTCACGGGGTCTCAGGGCTGCGGGTAACCTGCAGCCACAGGTGGAAGAGGAGACGTCAGAGGTCACACCCTCTCACTGCTGGCAGCCCCCACTGTGCATggacacatgcatgcacacactggCAGGGGAGACTCTCTCGTCTTGTCTCCACGTCTTTGGGTTGTAAGTGCCTAAGGGTAGTGCCCTCCTCAGTATCCCTGGCATTGGGCACACAGTCCAGGGTTGATAAACGTCTGAAAAGTGACCAAGCAGGCTGGGTGAGGAGACAGAGGCACTCTCACCAGTAGGCCTGCCAGCCCTGGCCAGGGGACACAGGGCACCCCACTCCACTGTTAGGGCTTCCTTCCACGTCCCTCCAGGTGCCCCTTGCTGCTCTATGTTGGGGCCAGGCAGTGGAGGGGTCTCAACCCACCCTCAGGCAGGTGGTGTCACGTGACTATGAACACCTGCCTCACAGGAGAAGGCGTGTGGACAGGGAgtctgggtgtggggtgctcccTCCCACAGTGGGAGAGGGTAGCCCCCATCTCCAGCAGAAATTTGCCGAGGAGGGTCGAGCTATAAATGAGTGGGGGCACCCAGGCTAGGGGAGGCAACCACACAGGATGAGGGAGGTGGTGGGCTTGGCTACAGGGAGAACCCGCCAGGAGGCCAGTGCAGCTGGGCAGGCAACGAGCCAGGGGCCGGAAGTGGATCGGGCCCTTGAGGGAGCAAGGACTGGGTAAGGTGGGGTCTTGTGGGCAGCACCAACTTTTCCATGACTCCGGGACAGGTGGGTAGCCATTGAGGACTCTGAGCAGAGGCTCCATGTGGCGCAGATACGAGGGGTGGGTCTGGCACCCAGTGGACAGCAGGCGAGGCAGCTGCAGTGGCCAGGGCCAGGACCGCTCCCAGGAGCCAGGCGTGTCCATGGAGAGGAGCCCACGTTCTGTGTAGGTTCTGAAAATTTCTGGCAAAGCTTCAGATACAGCCCAAGCTTTGCCTGCAAATCAAAACTGTTATCTGTGCAGTTTCTCCAAACTCCCTTTGCTGTCAGAAGAGGCTTGGGTGCGGGTGGTCTGCAGGGGCTGCGAGGGTGCTCTGCTCCCCTCTGCCCCATGCCCTGAGAGTTGAGCCTCCTTCATAGGAGTTATCATTGTGCACAGAGGTGGCTGCAGGTGCACTGAGCCTGGGAGGAGAAATCCATGAAGCAAGGAGTCAAAAGGAGAACTGGTTCCCTGAGTTTCCTGGATGACTTCAGGGGAAAGTAGCCCAAGAGGGTGCCCAGGAAGGCAGAGAATGACGTGGAGCCCCCAGCTCTGCACCAGCTTATCTCATGATATGAAAAGATGTAAAGCTAAAGTTTCCTCATCTTCTCAACCCCCAAAGCAATGTCAATTCTCAGGCAGGAAGAAGCAGAGATGACACTGCAAATTTGGAAGCTTGCCCATCGCCTGGCTCTGCTGGGAATATGGCCTCGACACAAAAGGGCTGAGCCCCACTACCCCCAGGCAATCCGCTCTGAAATTCAGCCACCAGGAAAGTAAAAGCATAGCAGACCAGTCCTGCAAGTTCTCATTCTCCATGCAGTCTGTCTTTAGGAGGGAGGCTTACTTTCCTGCAAATATTCTGGGCGAACATAAAAAGTGATACGTACCATCTGACAGAAGTGCAACTTTTCCTGAGACAGGAAGAAAGCAGAGGGCagacagcaaatatttattggaatgCCTATTTTGAGCTTGGGTTTTAAAATGCCTTTGCTCATGTAATCCTAATATCAACTCCATTTGTAGTTAAAAAAAGCAACTCAAAGACTAAGTAAATGTTCGAGTCACCATGCATTACTCAAGAAAAGTGCCATGATCTGCATCTGTGTCTACTTCATGTTAGAGCCCGAACTCTatctatatttgatttttatcCATCTACGTCTGTCCCTAGGATCAGAAGAGCAGAGTTTGGAATTAATGCTAGGTTAATTCACAAAGGTAAGACTTCCCATACTTTTGAGAAATGATTAAATGTTCAGTAGCATATGAAGGTCACATGGAAGAGTCTTAAGGTCTGACCAGATCAGGACAAATTGAGGGTGAGATGAGGGTTAGGACAGCGCAGTGGCTGCAGCCACCAAGCCCTGTGGCTCCTTCACATGGCACACCTGGTGGGGATTAGGGCAGACATGGCAAGCCTGGGGGCCCCGCTGCAGTCATGCGCAAAAGTGATTCCATGATCAGCGGGCACTCTCTAAGAAAACGCACGGCCTCTGAGGATGCCTGAGCATCCCAGCTGGAACTCACGAAAAGCAGCACAGGCCCCGCACAGCAAACGCAGCTGCTTGGCAAGGCGACCACAATGTTCCCATTAACTGAAAGCTACAGAGTAGAGGCTCAATAAACCCTTGCCAAATCTGGCAGGTGAACTGAGTAAGACAATATAGAATTAGCCACTCAAAGAAAAGAGTAGTTCACATTCCCCTCCTGTGCTCCAAGCCCTAGGCTCAGCAATTTATTTGTATCACCCCAGAGTGCACACTGGCATCCTGACTGGGAAGACAAGGTGCTCCTGGCCCAGCAAGGTTATATGTCACCCTAAGTCACAGAGCTGGCATGGGGCCCTCACTGCAAGGCCCTGCCAAGGCCAGCCCCTCCCGGGTGACTGGCCCAGCACGTGTGGAGGCTCCTCAGAAACCAGCTGGCAGAGCTGGGCACACAGCTCTTCCTACCTGTCATCTTTTTATTTGCATATGCCCAGCTTTCTGGAGTGGGACTACTAAGAAgtaataaaatgtcattttttaaagctgCTTTACAAAAACTGATTATTCATTCTCTTCTGAAATAAAGCAAAGACTAGATTTTAGAAGGACTTTAATTAATGCCCCTTTAACAGGACTATTCAAAAGCACACACCAAAGGTAAAAATCTTGCTTTGATCCACCTACTTTAAACTCCATCAGTCTGCCACAGTGATGCTGTATAAAGGCAGGTTACACCATCGTAGCTTTCAGAGacccttctttcctccctgacTCTGGGACAGAACATAtccaaagaataaaaacatttcccAGAGGGGAGACCAAGCTGGCTTGAACCAGCACCTACACTGCAGCACAGGAACCATTTGGTTCCTGGAGGTCTGATTCACAGGGAGACTGTCAGAGCCAGTGTGTCACCTCGGCCGCATGCCAGGCACGGGGAAAGTGAGGTGGGTCAGACCCACCGTGGGGGAAAACAGGAACTGAGCAGAGAGTCATGTGGAGTTGCCCATGTCTCTTGGAGCCTTTATTTGCGGACACTGGGGAGTGAGAGATGCAACAGGACAGGACAGGTAGCAGGGGTGGCCATTTGCTACCCGACCTCGCCCCGTGGAGGTCAGAGGGTGAAAGTGGGCACGGGGCGTGGCAGGAAGGTTGTGTCACAGCACAGGTCCCTCTGGGGATCACACCCAAAGGCCTCTAATTCTCCCCATTAACCCACAGGATTCAAGTAAAGAAAGTCCTTGAACAAAGAATCCGTGATCTGACACTTTCCCCTCGCCTCCTGTGGGAGCCGTCACAGATCCTGTAACAGGAGACGCTGGGCCTCCCGTGGCTGGTGCCTCTGCCCTCAGTTCAACCCAGAGGTCACCTTCCAGAGAGCCTGGGCAGCCACGCCCACCTTGATGGTGACATTGGCCACCTGGGAACACACGGACCCCTGCTCGGCTACCCCCACTCCACATGCCAACCACAGAATGAGTCTAAGCCTGACGGCTCTAATTTCACTGTTTCTTGCGAATTATGGAACATGGAATTCCATCACTGACTACTCAGGAGCCCACACTAAATGCCTGGCCTACCCCTGGTGATCCGATGCAGCTCATGAGCCTCTGGCCTGTCTTCTGCACATTCTCCACTGGCCTGTCTCCCGCACCTGACTCTGGGCCCCAGAGGGCAGCACAGCAGCTCTAGTACCCGACACGGAGTCAGGGCCCAGTATGTTTCTGTGAAATAATGGGCAGGTGCCCTTTGTCCTCTTGTCCAGTGGGCTCTAGCCTTCAGCCTGGGGTTGCACATCCGGGGCAGAGGCCCGTGGAATGCAGCACGTTATATGGTGATGACAGGAAAGGCAGGCAGTTGCTCCCGCCCAGAGAAGCTGGGCCTGCCCACAGGCTCCAGGGCCCTGCGACAGCCCCTTCACAGCGGGCTCTCCTGTGAGGCCCCTGGAGGAGGGCCTGGGCTCTGCAGCTGGAGCCTGCCAAGCCTGGAGGAGCCTGGAGCCATTACGGGGTCTGTCTCCTTAGCAAGGCCGTGACCGGACCCTGAGAGTTCAGAGGTCCCTGCTCTTGATCATGAGTGACCATCTGGGCCACCAGTGGCCCCAGGTCTTCTCTTGGGGAAGAAGAGTCCACTGGGCAGAGAAGCAAGGTGGGTTTCTGTGTGCCTAAAAATAGCCCAAGGAAGCTGCTCCTCTTGCCCTCCGACtgagctgggagggagggaggcaccGGTGCAGTTTCCTGGGAAGCTGTGCAGCCAGATGACAATCGGAATTAGCATCAGAACACCTTGataaaaggaagggagaaggagttgaatccctgaatgaAAAATAGATTATTCACTGTCAGGCTGAACAATAGAACAAGACATAAATAGCAGCCACGCGCAGGACATGCCAATTTTGCTCAAAAACAGCGTGCATGGCTCTCCTACCGCCCTCCAGAGCGTGCCACCGCCGAGCTCTGCACTGAGCAGATGGGGGAGAGAGCAGTGGCCTCTCGGAGGCAGGAAGGACGTGGGCTTTAGAAGCAGAGATTTGAGTTAGAATTCTAGTTCTGTTATTTAcaactctgtgtgtatgtgtgtgtgtgtgtgtgtgtcagagagaaaaaagagagagagagaaaaagaaacactgacacagagagacacaggcAAGACAGAACGAGTGAGGAGAGAGAACACAATGACTTCTTGGCATCTAAAATACCGTGAGGCTGACATAAGGGAAGAATTGCCTGTGTAGGGAGGTGGGAAGAATGTTGAGTGTTAACATTAGAGATCTGCATTAGGATTCTGGCTTTGTCATTTACATCTGGGGGCCGCAGGGAGCAGGTGTAGGAGGGGCAGGGGATGGAGGAGACACAGGAGACAGGACATGAAGAtgaaaaggaggaaggggaagcaggagggagagaggaccTAGCAACCAGCCTGGATAAGTTACAAAGCCTCTCAGAGCTTTGGTTTGCACATGGAGAAAACAAGGTTCCAACTATTTCCCCTGGAACCTGGGACAGCTGTAAAGACCAAGTGTGAGCTTGTTCGTTGAGCACTTGGTGCAGATAATTATTCAACAGCAACTGCCAGGACAGCCAGAAACAGTCTCTTCTGCACCTCACCCAGCCCTCGTACTCAACTTCACCTGTCAGTACTATTTCATTTGCTCCCAAATGTTTGCTTCACAGGGCTCCCTATGCACCTGGTTGGCCCTGCCTCAGGTGCCCTACAGGACAGGGCTGTGATGCACGGATGTGAGGCCCCAGCTGTCACCCCCCGTGAGCTGACCAGGGTCTCTGTAGCAGCTTCCCCTGATAAGCCCCTCTCGCGGGACCTCAAGAGTCCTGGAGAGGCGTCATTCCGCCACACCTGCGTCAGCGCTTAGACCCATGACTCAGGTTAACTGCGGGTTCTGCTCTTGATGCTGATGGAGGCTCATATTATCTCAAGCTCTCATGTAGCTCTGAGCTGGAGCTGTGTGTCAGGCTGCTGCCCTCCCTAGCATTCAACCAAAAAAACTACCACCCCATTCAGGGAGGcacagggagggaggctgggtCATTTGCTCAGGGTTCTGGGAGGAGCCAGGATTCAGAATCTGAGGAAAGGCACTGTCTGGCTGCAGGCCTGTGGCTGGGAAGAGCCCTGAGTGGCACAGAGGCTGCACGGGCTGGCGGGGCCCACCCCAGAGCCCACCTTACCTTGGTGAAGGTCAGACAGTCCTTGTCTTGGTCTTTGTCCTTCATCTCGAAATCATAAAGTGCTTTTCCCTGGGGCGGGGCGTGTGGCAAGGGCTGGATGCACTGGATATAGCTGGCTGGGAGGAAGCCCTGTGTGCCGTGCAGCTCGCCATGGTACCACTGTTCATCCACTTTGCGCCGTAGGACGATGATGTCCCCCTTATTGAACTTGAGGTCGCCGGGTTCCTTCCCCTCGTAGCTGTAGAGGGCCTTGCCATAGGGAAGCAGGCAGGGATTCTGCAAGCAAGAGACAGCATGTGGTCAACGGGCAGGCTCCTTCCCAGTGCCCAGAGTGGATCTGCCGGGGCAGGCTGGGGCTTCCCGGGGGCTTTCTGTGTCCTGGGGGTGCATACAAAGTGCCCCAcaagtggaaaatattttaaagaaacagcCTGTCACAGGAACGCGCACATACCGAGGCCCCACCGAGATAAGAGGGTCCCCATCATAGCCATTTCTCCTAAATAGGATACTGTCTGGGGCCTTCCACACAGACCACCTCATTCTGTGCAGAAAGGACTCTGAAGTAGGTGCTGGCTGATCTTCATGTacagatggggacactgaggcacacagagggaAGGTGACTTTCCCAAGGCGCACACCTAGGAGCAGTAGGTGGAATCTGAACCCAGGGGGTCTGGGCTCAGAATTTCTTACCCAATACTCTGCTGAATCACTTTCCATTGGTTCCTATTTCTCAGGCATTTTAGTCTAAGAAGCTGCCAGATTTCTAGCAAGtatccaacaatttttttttctttacttcttctaCGTAATAGTCACAGCAACTCAGAGCATGCTCCAGGGGTTGAAGCTGAGCAGCAGGCATGCATGGCATCCGTCGTGCTAAGCGTCCCACTCAGCAGACTCATGGCCAGCAGCACACACACGAGGACGATGACAAACAGCCTGTGTAGAGCACGAGAGCTGTGCCCAGGCACAGGGGTCCTAACAAGCAGTCCCCGGCCATCACAGACCCCCAACCATGACACACAACTTTCTGCTGCGTGTACCTGTAGCAGTCTGTTCCAGAAGTACATTTTCAAGGGCATAAGACTGTATCCTCCTAACACGAGCGACGTTCTTGTATCCGTTGGAGGAAAACCAATCTGTCTGCACCTGTTCTGTCATCCTCGGTCTCAAACCATGACTAGCTCTGAAATCCAAACAAGATTCTAGGCTGCTTCTGCTTGTCAGCGATAAGGAGCCTGTCAAAGAATCCCGAAACTGATGTGATGTCTTCGTCCACTTCCTGGGCTTCTCTTAACTGGCCCTGTCTCATCATGACCATCTGGCCACACGggcctctctccctttcctttatGGGTGGCCAATACCCACTCAACTGTGGGAGCTTTGTCAGAGGTCAATCCTGTGCCAGAGGAAAACCAAAGGAAAGCCTTGCATTGTCCGAGTGTCAATACCCAACGATTTTCCTACCAGAAACCGCATTTTCTCACCAGGGCTGCCTATGCCAAGGAGTTCTTCAGTATTCGAATCAATCAATAGAAGCACAAAAGCCTGAAGCAGTAGTACATCGAAAAACTCTTTGTGGAGGACTTAATAGCATGTTGGCAACTCAATCATTCTACATTTATGTTTCAGCAACGTCAAACGACAGCAGTTAAGAGAGAGCCTGCTGGCAAATTGACAAACAGCCACCACTGACCAATTAAACAGTAACACCAGAGGATTTTTCATTGCAGAACtcgaagagaaaaaaaaaatccgtttGCTTCCAATAATACTCATTCTGGATAGCTTTGTAGTGCGAGCACAATAGTGTGTAACGAGCCCCAATTTTAGAGAGTGGAGGCAAGGGGTAATTTGCAAGACAAGCACTGTgatcagaaaaaaactggaagggGCAGTTGGCTGCAAGCCATCAGAATAATTCCACTGCCACACAGGGGCCACTCAGCCGCCAGCCAGGGAATCTCAATTTGGGACAATtctgtctgaagatatttttggCTATCACAACCAGAAGGTGGGGTGCTACCAACATGTAACAAGTAAAAGCCAGGGACATTGCCAAACATCCCACAATGCCCAGGACAGTCCCTGCTACAAAGAAAGACCCGGCCCAGAGCATCAGCAGGTTAAGAAACCCTGGTCCAGCCTGTTTGGTTAAGTTTACAAAAAAAGACAGAGTAAGGTTCCTTGTTCTAATAGAACTTAGTCTACGAAcactttaaaagttaaatataacaTGTATTTTCATGATGGGAGTATTTTCACTATTGGCTACATGGAGACACTTAGATATCCATCAAGGTAAGCGGTTTTAAAGGGatggtaagaaaaaaaacatgcaggccgggcgccgtggctcaagcctgtaatcccagcactttgggaggccgaggcgggcggatcacaaggtcaggagatcgagaccacagtgaaaccccgtctctactaaaaatacaaaaaattagccgggcgcggtggcgggcgcctgtagtcccagctactcaggaggctgaggcaggagaatggcgggaacccgggaggcggagcttgcagtgagccgagatcgcgccactgcactccagcctgggcaacagcgtgagactccgtctcaaaaaaaaaaaaaaaaaagaaaaaaaaacatgctgTGAAGTTGAAAAACCAGCCTCAACAAGATGCACACAAAAAAAGCTTTGCTTTGTCAGGGAATGACTCCATTTCCTTTCATTCTCAAATCACAGGGGTAAGGCTTAAAAGCCGTGTTATAAGAGCTATAGACTCGGTGGCTGTTTGGTGACTTTTGCTACCATTGGTAACAACTGCGGGCAGGAAGGGCCAGCTTTGCACCTGCCTCCATGCGGCACTCCCTTCTGCAGCCAGCTCGTGCTATCTGAGCACACACACCTCCCTGCAATGCCCCTGTGAGAAGGGGACACTGTGTTTCCTCCCCGGCCTCCCCACCATCGGCCTTCTCTAGACTGGTTGACATAAAGGCCCCCTGAAGACACCACTCACACCCACACTGTGTAACTGCGGCCCCGACTTAGGTAGTGTGGCAGGGAAAGCTGGGGTGTAGGgccagagaaactgaggcacctTCCACCAGGCAGCCTGGGGCTGTAGGCCACCGCCCAGGACAGAGGCACTCTGTGAGGCACACACTCCTGAATCACAGGGGGATTCTGCCTTTCATGAATTCTCCGGAGGGACCATGGCCTCACTGGCATCAGCACTGTGGCCTGCAGGTCTCCTTGATGCCCCCCCTTCACTGTCGCAGACCCCAGCTTGACCTGCCTCTGTGCCAGTGGCCCTCAAATCAACCTGTGCCTGTGACGTCCCTTCTGATTAGCGGACTTGATGTGAACCCAGATGCCTGCCTGACGGCTCTGCTGGACATCCACAAGCTCCTAGAGGCCGTCGTCTGTccctccagccctgcctcctgtGGCCATGGAATCCCCACTCAGCTGCTGGGCAGGGACCTTCAGTCACCCCTGTGCCCACCCTTTCCCTTGGCCTGGGCACTCCTCCTGCCAACTCCACTTCTGAGCTCTCACCCAGAGGGCCGTGCACCCTCCCCCTCCCGCTGCCTTGCCTGCCATCTATCCTGCGCCCAGTGCAAACCTCCTCCAGTGGTCTCCTGGCTCATCAGTCTGTCATGGGCTGGACGCCCAAATGCAGGGCCAAGCTCACACAACTGCTACTTATGAGCTTCAATGGCTGCCtgctgacctcaggggatccgagCTCCTCGGCACAGCAGCCGAGGTCCCCTAAGCTGGCCTCAGCACACCTGCCCAGCCACAGCAGACAGCGTCCTCAGTCACAAGAAGTCTGTGCTTCTGGAACCTAGAACCTGCAGGGTTTTGCAGACAGAGCTCCATGCTACTTCCTCTGCCCTTCTCACTCCCTCTGAAACCCATACTGCTCCCCCGTTACCAACTGTGCCCTCCTAATTCCATCAGCCACTCACCAGCCATCCTAACTCTATCAGCCACCTTCCTAATTCCTTCGCTTCTATGCCACCAAGGCCCCCAGGACGAGGCTGTGCTGTTCACCCTGATGACCTCAGGCCCCAGGAGTGTTCTCCCTGCATAGCAGGTCCCCTCTATGTGCTGTTAATTCAAAGGCACTCAGGTTAGTCCTGAGTCAGGCCTGGATGGGGATGCAGAAGGTAAAGTTAGAAAAGAAGTATCTGggaccgggtatggtggctcacacctatcatcttagcactctggaaggctgaggatggaaaatcacttgaggccaggggtttaaggctagcctgggcaacatactgagaccctatcgctaaaaaaaaaaaaaagaaagaattttttttttttaaatagccagacattgtggcaagtacttgtagtctcagctattgggaggctgaggcaagatgactgagtgagcctgggagttcgaggttgcagtgagcaacgatcgaaccactgcactccagcctgggtgacagagcaagaccctgtgtctaaggaaaaaaaaaggaaaccagggCAGGAGTAGGGCAGAAGCAGGGACAGACTAGAGACTGTACTCCTGGCCACCACTCCACAGGCGGTGACCCACCTGCTGGCCCCAACCCGCCTGCTGGCCTCGAGGCTGGGACTGAGAGCATGACTCTCGGAGCAAGCAAGCTGTGAGAGCATGCGGGCTGCAGGTGGGGCCTGTTTGCCTTGCTGGCTGGTGAGCCAGGAGAAGTGGAGAAGCGTaggggagagagaaggcagaagAGAGAAGGCAAGAGAGCCCCCTGTATCCCCATCTCAGACTGCCAGACTCAGATTTGACAGAGCAAAACCAAGAGGGGGAATGAATCTTTTTAAGATGCAGGACACATTtctgagggaaagaaaaaaaaaagagttaaggaAGGTGCCGAGAGGCAGTTTACttggaggagcagcagcagccagaAACTGGATCTCATCAGGAAATACTCATATGGGTGACACCCGGCACCTCCAGAGTCTTTCATCTTCAAAGCTCTTTATAAAATTAACTAATTAGTGCATGGAAGGGGCCTAGGGCAGGCAGATGCTATTATA
It includes:
- the LOC105471835 gene encoding LOW QUALITY PROTEIN: uncharacterized protein (The sequence of the model RefSeq protein was modified relative to this genomic sequence to represent the inferred CDS: inserted 2 bases in 2 codons; substituted 2 bases at 2 genomic stop codons) gives rise to the protein METLRYPSRPQLDLPLCQWPSNQPVPVTSLLISGLDVNPDACLTALLDIHKLLEAVVCPSSPASCGHGIPTQLLGRDLQSPLCPPFPLAWALLLPTPLLSSHPEGRAPSPSRCLACHLXLRPVQTSSSGLLAHQSVMGWTPKCRAKLTQLLLMSFNGCLLTSGDPSSSAQQPRSPKLASAHLPSHSRQRPQSQEVCASGTXNLQGFADRAPCYFLCPSHSLXNPYCSPVTNCALLIPXSHSPAILTLSATFLIPSLLCHQGPQDEAVLFTLMTSGPRSVLPA